One window from the genome of Anaerococcus sp. Marseille-Q7828 encodes:
- a CDS encoding hemolysin family protein: MEAGPYFTLKNAAIILLLIILNAIIRAVHTSLISLNSNRLKEIYEEEGDNKTKSLLKIISDQDKLNQSFDLIDMIISFVIITYFISRLPYDHILEGRMSTYIVLSIIIFAIIKIIFIDKIPKRIGVRNPMQLAMATNFLSRLILGITAPFVKFTNAVTNFFMNIFGIEAKAVEKEVTSEQIRSIVQVGENQGIIRPMESRMINSIMGFDDLIAEEIMTARTDVFMIDVNDMERTWLDEFCKIKHSRIPVYEDEVDNILGIIFTKDYLLEASRVGIKNVHLRSLIKPAYFAPDKIETDKLFSDMQIKRIHMAVLIDEYGGFAGVVTIDDLLEEIVGDLDEGESYIHEFRENRQGVYVVKASMSIKDLNEKIPIEIDEDNENYDSLGGFIIDRLGYIPDAGENVAFDYNGYEIKILYIEDNRIKACRIRKLKEDKQETTLEE; the protein is encoded by the coding sequence ATGGAGGCTGGGCCCTATTTTACTTTAAAAAACGCAGCTATAATCCTTTTACTAATAATATTAAATGCGATTATAAGAGCTGTGCACACTAGTCTTATATCACTAAACTCAAATAGACTAAAAGAAATCTATGAAGAAGAAGGAGATAATAAGACTAAATCCCTTCTAAAAATAATCAGCGACCAAGATAAGCTAAACCAATCATTTGATTTGATTGATATGATCATATCATTTGTAATAATAACCTATTTTATAAGTCGCTTACCTTATGACCATATTTTAGAAGGAAGGATGAGCACATATATTGTCTTATCCATTATAATTTTTGCTATAATTAAAATAATATTTATAGACAAAATTCCAAAGCGTATAGGAGTCAGAAACCCTATGCAACTTGCAATGGCAACAAACTTTCTAAGCCGATTAATACTTGGAATAACTGCACCTTTTGTAAAATTTACTAATGCTGTCACAAACTTTTTTATGAACATATTTGGCATAGAAGCCAAGGCTGTAGAAAAGGAAGTGACCAGCGAGCAGATTAGGTCCATTGTCCAAGTAGGAGAAAACCAAGGCATCATCCGTCCCATGGAATCTAGGATGATCAATTCCATCATGGGCTTTGACGATCTCATAGCAGAAGAGATTATGACCGCAAGGACAGATGTCTTTATGATAGATGTCAACGATATGGAAAGAACTTGGCTAGATGAGTTTTGCAAGATTAAACATTCTAGGATACCAGTTTATGAAGACGAAGTAGACAATATCTTGGGCATAATCTTTACCAAAGACTATCTACTAGAAGCAAGTCGTGTTGGTATCAAAAATGTCCACCTAAGAAGTCTTATAAAACCAGCATACTTTGCACCAGATAAGATTGAAACAGACAAGCTTTTCTCAGATATGCAAATTAAACGCATCCACATGGCCGTTCTAATAGACGAATACGGAGGCTTTGCTGGGGTTGTAACCATAGATGACCTACTAGAAGAGATAGTAGGAGACCTAGACGAAGGTGAGTCATATATCCACGAATTTAGGGAAAATAGGCAGGGAGTCTATGTAGTAAAGGCTTCTATGTCTATCAAAGACCTAAACGAGAAAATCCCAATAGAAATAGACGAAGACAACGAAAACTACGACTCTTTGGGAGGCTTCATAATAGACAGGCTAGGTTATATACCAGACGCTGGCGAAAACGTCGCCTTTGACTACAATGGCTACGAAATCAAAATCCTATACATAGAAGACAATAGGATAAAAGCTTGTAGGATAAGAAAACTAAAAGAAGATAAGCAAGAAACAACTTTGGAAGAATAA
- a CDS encoding V-type ATP synthase subunit D — protein sequence MARLKVTPTRMNLNTLKKRLGTSKRGYKLLKDKQDELMRQFMILIRENKTLREEVEKELSDSFSDFLIASAFMSPEAMEAAVSFPTQKVGVDIDVKNIMSVRIPQMEFKVDQDENASMFSYGYAETSAGLDQAIIGLNEVMEKLLKLAEMEKTTQLMADEIESTRRRVNALEYRTIPDLEETIKYIRAKLEENERATIARLMKVKDIISDPDVTDTLNEKQFVEDNRTYI from the coding sequence ATGGCAAGACTAAAAGTAACGCCAACTAGGATGAACCTAAATACCCTCAAGAAAAGACTAGGCACAAGCAAACGTGGATACAAATTATTAAAAGACAAGCAAGATGAACTCATGCGTCAATTTATGATACTAATCCGCGAGAATAAGACCCTAAGAGAAGAAGTAGAAAAAGAGCTTTCTGACTCCTTCTCTGACTTTCTTATAGCAAGTGCCTTTATGTCTCCAGAGGCTATGGAAGCTGCAGTAAGCTTTCCAACTCAAAAAGTTGGTGTAGATATAGATGTAAAAAATATCATGAGCGTTAGGATTCCACAAATGGAATTTAAGGTCGACCAAGACGAAAACGCAAGTATGTTTTCCTATGGCTATGCCGAAACGTCAGCAGGACTCGACCAAGCAATCATTGGCCTTAACGAAGTAATGGAAAAACTACTCAAATTAGCTGAAATGGAAAAGACCACTCAACTAATGGCAGATGAGATAGAATCAACACGTCGTCGTGTTAATGCTCTAGAATACCGTACAATTCCAGACTTGGAAGAGACAATCAAATACATTAGAGCAAAACTAGAAGAAAATGAAAGAGCTACTATTGCTAGACTAATGAAAGTAAAAGATATTATTTCTGACCCAGATGTTACAGATACTTTAAATGAAAAGCAATTTGTAGAAGATAATAGAACTTACATTTAA
- a CDS encoding sialidase family protein, with protein sequence MYKSSPIPLFYPGLNDSPFYRIPSLLMLNDGTIVAGSDQRLDTRSDWGKINPVLLFKKPGQDFADFTKVIDMDAKGTTNAPFNIDMCLVESGDKLYMLIDAFKSGGNFWAAKNQESYKKVGGEKYLIIFDRDGNEFYVKDDGSVYDNMDKKTNLNIQMTDTMPFTNLYNIYEDDKVIGNIYKDTSDYQIHQTSHLWLTHSTDKGRTWQCPVDITRQVADPRMKFLGACPGVGLALTSGRLLFPTYYSIGDDYNKENVEVIYTDDEGKTFHRSRSINFSNDGLIGDLEFNTSESQLVELNNGHVMIFVRNTSGKVLYAVSEDMGETFSELREVDFDSTSTCMVSVLKIERNKREYILLSNPDGPDRTNGSIKILEVKNDGMLEFVGRKMINDKHYGYSCLAHSPKKDTYALLYEQEELIDGEKKDIICYTEFDQEWLFDL encoded by the coding sequence GTGTACAAATCATCACCAATACCACTTTTTTATCCAGGACTTAATGATTCGCCCTTTTATAGGATTCCATCTCTTTTGATGCTCAATGATGGAACTATAGTTGCTGGATCTGATCAAAGGCTTGATACTAGGTCAGACTGGGGAAAGATTAATCCAGTTTTGCTTTTTAAAAAGCCTGGCCAAGATTTTGCTGATTTTACCAAAGTCATTGATATGGATGCTAAAGGTACAACCAATGCTCCCTTTAATATCGACATGTGCCTAGTTGAAAGTGGTGATAAGCTCTATATGCTTATTGATGCCTTCAAGTCTGGTGGCAACTTTTGGGCTGCCAAAAATCAAGAATCCTACAAAAAAGTTGGCGGGGAAAAATATTTAATAATTTTTGATAGAGATGGCAATGAATTTTATGTAAAAGACGATGGAAGTGTCTATGATAATATGGATAAGAAGACAAATTTAAATATACAGATGACTGATACCATGCCATTTACTAATCTTTATAATATATATGAAGATGATAAGGTCATCGGCAATATTTATAAGGACACGTCAGACTACCAAATCCACCAAACTTCCCATCTTTGGCTGACACATTCAACTGATAAGGGTAGAACTTGGCAATGCCCAGTAGATATTACTAGGCAAGTTGCAGATCCTAGAATGAAATTTCTTGGAGCTTGCCCTGGGGTAGGACTTGCACTTACTAGTGGTCGTTTGCTTTTCCCCACCTACTATTCCATAGGCGATGATTACAATAAGGAAAATGTAGAAGTTATATACACTGACGATGAAGGCAAGACTTTTCACAGGTCAAGGTCTATCAATTTTTCCAATGACGGACTTATTGGAGATTTGGAATTCAATACATCTGAAAGCCAGCTTGTTGAGCTTAACAATGGCCATGTTATGATATTTGTGAGAAATACTTCTGGCAAGGTTCTCTATGCCGTATCAGAGGATATGGGAGAGACTTTCTCAGAACTTAGGGAAGTTGACTTTGATTCTACATCAACTTGCATGGTCTCAGTATTAAAAATCGAAAGAAATAAGAGAGAATATATACTCCTATCAAATCCAGACGGCCCAGATAGAACCAACGGCTCTATCAAAATCCTTGAAGTAAAAAATGATGGCATGCTAGAATTTGTAGGAAGAAAGATGATTAATGACAAGCACTACGGATATTCGTGCCTAGCTCACAGCCCCAAAAAAGACACCTACGCTCTTCTTTACGAACAAGAAGAATTGATAGACGGAGAGAAAAAAGATATTATTTGCTATACAGAATTTGACCAGGAATGGCTCTTTGATTTGTAA